In Arvicola amphibius chromosome 1, mArvAmp1.2, whole genome shotgun sequence, one DNA window encodes the following:
- the Znf518b gene encoding zinc finger protein 518B has product MTSSISAGYVGMQIKKMKDIGEQLYTTQVNGGPSSLTMSPKQPSCTRATRPDRQEAQTLLYQGSEAETTTMTIATCVQCKSVHKIPPQDLRKGPGQSQKEDAFVCFKCSLRTIPTQLHFVNNNPAAVLVRSETETISNPVNTKFKVRNFKPGKYYCDKCRFSTKDPLQYRKHTLQHEEIKFICSHCSYISYTKGEFQRHLVKHTGVFPYRCEYCDYGAIRNDYIVKHRRRVHERAGAKRPFKTVAKLEPKRTNIAKQSTELSKVPSPRTTFQNKLSEQLSRFSLHTNKDKTHSVMLLPELKKYQKDVVCIPNKMALSEPSEVSLLGNKNVEVEVLSPSKEPVQPGMPLTVMAPSELVVPTNCLAQLIDVKVVNGTQQLVLKLFPLEENTRLDTGRGDGGTSMYTITEKDSGGQRKMLSTEAARSLAMEGNAGEFVGLDRLHSLVQKQLKNVKWVKSCNFFMPSPGVHSHQDSFLSSETIKDLQKTHSLCPPRALPSAALKGHSPSSVQSSVSCGPGATVNPFLSKSAVPLAEEGWGSRSDSQQLLPLASLPAKVPFSGEKGILPLGESDLEARNRTSCPETMAPSDRKLEDKQVEDKAVGNTGQAFSAQKKEYLHINITGEDKLRSQQPGDQPEQPKNSEKTGNTFEGPIISSVFSLSSGSENVPEGIKWNNSTTKIKSIELLRRKIAQLIESCGKPSSLSASSAQRRSIGQAPKLTSKAAPKGIQEMSMSLTGPGPSSGPSVGPLQKPQNEGSVAGGRQLAQQQICPKLVSGDDGTMESRMTRKTPVATPVLIPKGAVLRVLNSSEDARIIEATCDTPVSIPCSEAQLEPLPFCPVKQTSSGSQPLTCRRGSADMSPNLETSLRPKSKKEDSICGSTPKKIVPVYSTQTGNSDSSRQGRPISRNLTLSKTKTKQVSSAKKKSKLQADPSRGLKDPSFFQVARQLRLIAARPDQLIKCPRRNQPVIVLNHPDVDSPEVSNVMKVINKYRGNVLKVVLSERTRCQLGVRRHHARLTYQTAHEASHMKRQMMLKMKLKKVHKNNYQVVGSLPDDAAQCVFKCWFCGRLYEDQEEWMSHGQRHLIEATRDWDVLSSKGK; this is encoded by the coding sequence ATGACATCTTCGATTTCAGCCGGCTATGTGGGTATGCAGATAAAGAAGATGAAGGACATCGGAGAACAGCTGTATACCACACAAGTGAATGGTGGACCAAGTTCTTTGACCATGTCCCCCAAACAGCCTAGTTGTACTAGAGCAACCCGgccagacagacaggaagcacaAACCTTATTGTACCAAGGCTCAGAGGCTGAGACTACCACAATGACCATTGCTACCTGTGTACAGTGCAAAAGTGTTCACAAGATCCCGCCTCAAGACTTAAGAAAGGGCCCTGGGCAGAGCCAGAAGGAAGACGCTTTTGTCTGCTTCAAATGCAGCCTTCGCACGATACCTACCCAGCTTCATTTTGTGAACAATAACCCCGCTGCTGTTCTTGTCAGAAGTGAGACCGAAACCATCTCAAACCCTGTAAATACCAAATTTAAGGTTAGGAACTTCAAGCCGGGCAAATACTACTGTGATAAATGCCGCTTCTCCACAAAGGACCCGCTGCAGTACAGAAAGCACACACTGCAGCACGAGGAGATCAAGTTCATCTGCTCCCACTGCAGCTACATCTCCTACACGAAGGGGGAGTTCCAGAGGCACCTGGTGAAGCACACGGGCGTCTTCCCTTACCGCTGTGAGTACTGCGACTATGGTGCTATCCGCAACGACTACATTGTCAAGCACAGGAGGAGGGTCCATGAGCGGGCCGGTGCCAAACGACCATTCAAAACCGTTGCCAAGCTGGAGCCCAAGAGAACCAACATTGCAAAGCAGAGCACAGAACTCTCTAAGGTCCCCAGTCCCAGGACTACCTTCCAGAACAAGTTGTCAGAGCAGTTATCGCGATTCTCTCTCCACACAAACAAAGACAAGACACACAGCGTGATGCTGTTACCTGAGCTAAAGAAGTACCAAAAAGATGTAGTGTGTATTCCCAACAAAATGGCCCTGTCAGAGCCAAGCGAGGTGAGCCTGTTGGGGAATAAGAACGTTGAGGTGGAAGTCCTGTCCCCCTCGAAGGAGCCTGTGCAGCCGGGTATGCCACTGACAGTCATGGCGCCCTCGGAGCTGGTGGTCCCCACTAACTGTCTAGCCCAGTTGATCGATGTGAAGGTTGTCAATGGCACTCAGCAGCTTGTGCTTAAACTGTTTCCGTTAGAAGAAAACACCCGCCTTGACACaggcagaggagatggagggacCTCCATGTACACTATCACGGAGAAGGACTcagggggacagagaaagatgCTCTCTACGGAAGCAGCGAGGTCGCTAGCAATGGAAGGGaatgctggagagtttgtgggcCTCGATCGGCTGCACTCTTTGGTTCAGAAACAACTAAAAAATGTGAAGTGGGTCAAGTCTTGCAATTTCTTCATGCCCAGTCCTGGTGTGCACAGTCATCAGGACTCTTTTCTCAGCTCCGAGACAATTAAAGATTTGCAGAAAACTCACAGTTTGTGTCCACCTAGAGCCCTTCCCTCTGCTGCCTTAAAAGGCCATTCTCCATCCTCTGTACAAAGCAGTGTTTCCTGCGGTCCTGGAGCCACAGTGAACCCTTTCTTGAGTAAATCAGCAGTTCCTTTGGCTGAAGAAGGATGGGGTTCCCGCAGTGACTCCCAGCAGCTCCTTCCCCTGGCCTCGTTGCCTGCAAAGGTTCCCTTCTCTGGAGAGAAGGGCATTCTGCCTCTAGGTGAGAGTGACTTAGAAGCCAGGAATCGGACTAGTTGTCCTGAAACAATGGCTCCCTCTGACAGGAAGCTGGAAGACAAACAGGTAGAAGACAAGGCAGTGGGAAATACAGGCCAGGCTTTCTCTGCACAGAAAAAAGAGTATTTACACATAAACATTACTGGGGAAGATAAACTGAGGTCCCAACAGCCTGGGGATCAGCCTGAGCAGCCGAAGAATTCTGAAAAGACCGGTAACACATTTGAGGGTCCAATCATCTCGTCAGTATTTTCTTTGAGCTCTGGATCTGAAAATGTGCCAGAGGGCATTAAGTGGAATAATTCAACAACCAAAATAAAGTCCATCGAACTGCTTCGCAGAAAGATAGCACAGCTAATTGAGTCGTGCGGTAAGCCCTCCTCTTTGTCTGCCAGTAGTGCTCAGCGACGGTCCATAGGGCAGGCACCCAAGCTGACTTCAAAAGCAGCTCCCAAGGGCATTCAGGAAATGAGTATGTCTCTTACTGGCCCTGGCCCTAGTTCCGGCCCTTCCGTAGGTCCTCTCCAAAAACCTCAGAATGAAGGCAGCGTGGCTGGCGGCAGGCAGCTTGCTCAGCAGCAGATCTGCCCCAAGTTGGTCAGTGGTGACGATGGGACAATGGAgagcagaatgaccagaaagactCCTGTTGCGACTCCAGTGCTGATCCCCAAAGGGGCTGTGTTGAGGGTCCTGAACTCTTCTGAAGATGCCCGCATCATCGAGGCCACCTGTGACACACCTGTCAGCATACCCTGCAGTGAAGCCCAGTTAGAACCGCTTCCGTTCTGCCCTGTGAAACAGACCAGCTCAGGCTCCCAGCCTTTGACGTGTAGACGCGGGTCGGCAGACATGTCCCCCAATCTGGAGACCTCTCTTCGGCCCAAATCTAAAAAGGAGGACTCTATCTGCGGTAGTACCCCTAAAAAAATTGTCCCTGTGTACAGCACACAGACAGGAAACAGTGACTCCAGCAGGCAAGGGAGACCCATTTCTAGGAACCTAACCCTAAGCAAGACTAAAACCAAGCAAGTAAGCTCagccaagaaaaaaagcaagctgcAGGCGGATCCCAGCCGCGGCCTCAAAGACCCTTCCTTTTTTCAGGTTGCCAGGCAGCTGCGACTCATAGCTGCCAGGCCAGATCAGTTGATCAAATGTCCCCGTCGGAACCAGCCGGTCATTGTGCTAAACCATCCTGATGTGGACTCCCCCGAAGTGAGCAACGTGATGAAGGTCATAAACAAGTACCGGGGCAATGTCCTCAAGGTCGTGCTGTCTGAGAGGACTCGGTGTCAGCTGGGCGTCCGGCGGCACCACGCGCGCCTGACTTACCAGACCGCACACGAGGCGAGCCACATGAAGAGGCAGATGATGCTGAAAATGAAGCTGAAGAAGGTTCACAAGAACAACTACCAGGTGGTGGGCTCCCTGCCGGACGACGCTGCCCAGTGCGTGTTTAAGTGCTGGTTCTGCGGGCGGCTCTACGAAGACCAGGAAGAGTGGATGAGTCACGGCCAGCGGCATCTGATAGAGGCCACCAGAGACTGGGATGTTCTTTCTTCAAAGGGCAAATGA